In the Periophthalmus magnuspinnatus isolate fPerMag1 chromosome 4, fPerMag1.2.pri, whole genome shotgun sequence genome, one interval contains:
- the LOC117370159 gene encoding E3 ubiquitin-protein ligase TRIM21-like, whose product MSSTSERSSEETFLCSICLEVFSEPVSTPCGHNFCRRCISQVWDTDGPCTCPLCKEVFHSRPQLKVNTLLKEVVSGCNLENNESRSMGGMPNFKEVQCDVCSEPKLKALKSCLVCLSSFCESHLQPHLTVSGLKRHQLMEPVENLEDRMCPTHQRPLELFCATDEKSICVMCFALEHKNHEFLSPEEVCERRRSSLLQTQAQSQHMVEQRRQKIQEIQSLLELSETEALRERAVGLQAFTALMQSVQRRMDLFLEELQEKQSRSHRRAQDLVRRLEQEICDLEQSGAQAERLSRSHDPLHFLQRCPALTPPAGLKEWSSVSFEPETCEGSVTRALSELENSLSQEFKELPLRSELLRVQQCAVEVTLDPDTAHPNLALSEDLKQVHDTDVEKQLPDSPLRFDECVNVLGKQSFSSGRFYFEVQVKGKTDWDLGVAQESINRKGKINLRPEHGVWCITLRNKDEYKARSSPSVRLSPQTPPQKVGVFVDYGKGLVSFYDAHSADLLFSFTNCSFREKLFPYFGPCLNDGGSNSAPLVLTAVETLSSDKVLK is encoded by the coding sequence atgtcctccaccaGTGAAAGGAGCTCTGAGGAGACGTTCCTATGCTCCATCTGTCTGGAGGTGTTCTCTGAGCCAGTGTCCACTCCATGTGGACACAACTTCTGCCGACGCTGCATCTCTCAGGTCTGGGACACTGATGGGCCCTGCACATGTCCTCTGTGTAAAGAGGTGTTCCACAGCAGACCACAGCTCAAGGTCAACACGCTCCTGAAGGAGGTGGTCTCAGGGTGTAACCTGGAGAATAACGAGAGCAGATCTATGGGGGGGATGCCCAACTTTAAAGAGGTCCAGTGTGACGTGTGCTCTGAGCCCAAGCTGAAGGCCCTCAAGTCCTGCCTGGTGTGTCTGTCCTCCTTCTGTGAGAGCCACCTCCAGCCTCATCTCACAGTCTCTGGGCTGAAAAGACACCAGCTGATGGAGCCTGTGGAGAACCTGGAAGACAGGATGTGTCCCACAcaccagcgccccctggagcTCTTCTGTGCCACTGATGAGAAGAGCATTTGTGTGATGTGCTTTGCTCTAGAGCACAAGAACCATGAGTTTTTGTCTCCGGAGGAGGTGTGTGAGCGCAGGAGGTCCTCTCTGCTGCAGACTCAGGCTCAGAGCCAGCAcatggtggagcagaggaggcagaagatCCAGGAGATCCAGAGCCTCCTGGAGCTGAGTGAGACAGAGGCCCTCAGAGAGAGGGCTGTGGGGCTGCAGGCCTTCACTGCTCTCATGCAGTCTGTTCAGAGGCGTATGGACCTCTTCTTAGAGGAGCTCCAGGAGAAGCAGAGCCGGAGCCACAGACGAGCCCAGGATCTGGTGCGGCGGCTGGAGCAGGAGATCTGTGATCTGGAGCAGAGCGGCGCTCAGGCCGAACGTCTCTCACGCTCTCATGACCCCCTCCACTTTCTACAGCGCTGCCCTGCACTCACGCCCCCTGCTGGGCTTAAGGAGTGGAGCAGCGTGAGCTTTGAGCCGGAGACGTGTGAGGGCAGTGTGACCCGGGCTCTGTCTGAGCTGGAGAACAGTCTCTCTCAGGAGTTTAAAGAACTGCCTTTAAGATCAGAACTCCTCAGAGTGCAGCAGTGTGCGGTGGAGGTGACTCTGGATCCAGACACGGCTCATCCTAATCTCGCTCTGTCTGAAGATCTTAAACAGGTTCATGACACTGATGTGGAGAAGCAGCTCCCAGATTCTCCTCTGAGGTTTGATGAATGTGTTAATGTTTTAGGAAAACAGAGTTtctcttcaggcaggttttaCTTTGAGGTTCAGGTCAAAGGGAAAACAGACTGGGATTTAGGAGTGGCCCAAGAGTCCATCAACAGGAAGGGAAAGATCAATCTAAGACCTGAACATGGAGTGTGGTGCATCACCTTAAGAAACAAAGATGAGTACAAAGCTCGGTCTTCTCCTTCTGTCCGTCTGTCTCCTCAGACACCTCCTCAGAAGGTGGGGGTGTTTGTGGACTATGGAAAGGGTCTGGTCTCCTTTTATGATGCACATTCTGCagatctcctcttctccttcacaAACTGCAGCTTCAGGGAGAAACTGTTTCCATATTTCGGTCCCTGTTTAAATGACGGAGGAtcaaactctgctcctctggtcctcacTGCAGTGGAGACTTTGAGCAGTGAcaaagtactaaagtaa
- the LOC117369923 gene encoding methylcrotonoyl-CoA carboxylase subunit alpha, mitochondrial-like — MVEVPRNHNESSRVNRLYPGHNCVNGVTGAAREMRIARSEKDFLEQLESARREARKSFNDDVMLVEKFVDPRCCTVEFIMDAQHNLYFVEMNTRLQVEHPVSEMITGTDLVEWQLRVAAGERLQLLQDDIILKGHSFEARIYAEDPDNDFLPGAGPPLHLSTPAPDQSARIETGVREGTGHERTNRSETQRRVRALFLV; from the exons ATGGTTGAAGTCCCCAGAAATCACAATGAGAGCAGTAGGGTGAACCGTCTGTATCCGGGCCACAACTGCGTGAATGGCGTCACAGGCGCTGCGAGG gAGATGCGTATCGCCCGATCGGAAAAGGATTTCTTGGAGCAGCTGGAGTCGGCGAGACGGGAAGCGAGGAAATCTTTCAACGATGACGTAATGCTGGTGGAGAAGTTTGTAGACCCCAG ATGCT gTACAGTGGAGTTCATCATGGACGCTCAGCACAACTTGTACTTCGTGGAGATGAACACGCGGCTGCAGGTGGAGCACCCGGTGTCGGAGATGATCACAGGGACCGACCTGGTGGAGTGGCAGCTGCGG GTGGCGGCAGGCGAGCGTCTACAGCTCCTCCAGGATGACATAATCTTAAAGGGACACTCGTTTGAGGCCAGGATCTACGCTGAGGACCCCGACAACGACTTCCTGCCAGGAGCCGGCCCCCCGCTGCACCTGTCCACACCTGCCCCGGACCAGAGCGCGCGCATCGAGACGGGGGTCAGGGAAGGTACGGGACACGAAAGGACGAATCGATCTGAAACTCAACGTAGAGTCCGAGCGCTGTTTTTAGTTTAA